A window from Brucella sp. BE17 encodes these proteins:
- a CDS encoding class I fructose-bisphosphate aldolase: MTERLEDIAIAMVASGKGILAADESSGTIKKRFDQINLTSTEDARRDYREMLFRADDAMKNNISGVILYDETIRQKAQDGTPLVDLIRNAGSIAGIKVDAGAKPLAGFAGETITEGLDGLRERLTEYHGLGARFAKWRAVISITDGLPSWGAVKQNAQALARYAALCQETGIVPIVEPEVVMDGKPGDHSIDRCYEVTEWVLKTVFTELYDARVKLEGMILKPNMVIDGKNARKASVEEVAEKTVRCFRNTVPTAVPGIAFLSGGQTGEEATAHLSAMNAAFDLPWKLTFSYGRALQADALNAWGGRQENIAAGQRAFAHRAHMNGLATTGGWKKELEKAA, encoded by the coding sequence ATGACTGAACGTCTCGAAGATATTGCGATCGCCATGGTCGCATCCGGCAAGGGCATTCTGGCAGCCGATGAAAGCTCTGGCACGATCAAGAAGCGCTTCGATCAGATCAACCTCACATCCACCGAAGATGCGCGCCGTGACTATCGCGAAATGCTGTTTCGTGCCGATGACGCCATGAAGAACAATATTTCCGGTGTGATTCTTTATGATGAAACCATTCGTCAAAAGGCACAGGACGGAACCCCGCTGGTCGATCTCATCCGCAATGCCGGTTCCATTGCCGGTATCAAGGTCGACGCGGGCGCCAAGCCGCTGGCAGGCTTTGCTGGCGAAACCATCACTGAAGGTCTTGACGGATTGCGTGAGCGTCTAACCGAATATCATGGTCTGGGCGCTCGCTTTGCCAAATGGCGCGCCGTGATTTCCATTACCGACGGCCTTCCTAGCTGGGGCGCGGTCAAGCAGAATGCACAGGCACTGGCGCGCTATGCAGCCCTTTGTCAGGAAACCGGCATCGTACCCATCGTGGAGCCGGAAGTGGTGATGGACGGCAAGCCGGGCGACCATTCCATCGACCGCTGCTATGAAGTCACCGAATGGGTACTGAAAACCGTGTTCACCGAGCTTTATGACGCTCGCGTCAAGCTTGAAGGCATGATTCTCAAGCCCAATATGGTCATCGACGGTAAAAATGCGCGCAAGGCCTCGGTCGAGGAAGTTGCGGAAAAGACCGTACGCTGCTTCCGCAACACCGTTCCCACCGCAGTGCCCGGCATTGCCTTTCTGTCGGGAGGCCAGACCGGCGAGGAAGCCACAGCGCATCTTTCGGCCATGAATGCAGCCTTCGATCTGCCTTGGAAACTGACCTTCTCCTATGGCCGTGCACTTCAGGCCGATGCGCTCAACGCATGGGGTGGCCGACAGGAGAACATTGCTGCCGGTCAGCGTGCTTTCGCGCACCGCGCCCACATGAACGGCCTTGCCACAACTGGCGGCTGGAAGAAAGAACTGGAAAAGGCCGCCTGA